In one Nicotiana tomentosiformis chromosome 6, ASM39032v3, whole genome shotgun sequence genomic region, the following are encoded:
- the LOC104102781 gene encoding uncharacterized protein, with translation MKVSVTHSKKLREVTEDDITFTEEDADGLMLPYNDALAISLNVVDFKIKRILVDLGSSANIIQWRVLEQAKLTESIISSTKLFAGFNLASVTTQGEILLPTNADWVMKTTLFEVVDGDMGYNIILGRPWLPEMKVVPSTYHQLLKFPTFEGVKQIRGYQPASREMDVISVCSSKEKEHAA, from the coding sequence ATGAAGGTATCAGTAACCCACAGTAAGAAACTTCGGGAAGTCACTGAGGACGACattactttcacggaggaagacgcaGATGGACTAATGCTGCCGTACAATGATGCCTTGGCAATCTCTCTTAATGTtgtagattttaaaattaaacgcaTTTTGGTAGACctaggaagttcggccaatattatccAGTGGAGAGTGCTGGAGCAAGCCAAGCTGACCGAAAGTATCATTTCATCTACAAAACTCTTCGCTGGATTCAATTTGGCAAGCGTGACAACCCAaggagagatcctgctgcccacaAATGCCGATTGGGTAATGAAGACGACCCTTTTCGAGGTAGTAGATGGCGATATGGGCTACAATATTATCCTGGGAAGACCATGGTTACCCGAAATGAAGGTTgtgccatcaacatatcatcaattacTGAAGTTCCCAACCTTCGAGGgagttaaacaaataagaggataCCAACCGGCATCGAGGGAGATGGATGTAATCTCAGTTTGCAGTAGCAAAGAGAAGGAgcatgcggcatag